A stretch of DNA from Panulirus ornatus isolate Po-2019 chromosome 14, ASM3632096v1, whole genome shotgun sequence:
cataaatgactaAATTATCGATGTCTAAATTATATTCGTCTAAAACTAAACGCAGTCTATGAAACATAACTCAAATTATTTTGCGATCGTACTACGTACCCCCacaaacataatttttttttcgtacattgTCGGATAATGTCCAATCTTTTGCTCAGGTAATCACAAACGTATAAATGTTTAACATTATAAAGTTGACAATGATCAAAAACAAAAATTGCTAATGAAAATTTTGAATTAACCACATAACGTACTTAAGCATTGTAAAATCTCTCATTATTGCCACTATTAAACTTTCATCTATTTTCATTGTAAAACTATACTCATTTTTCCCAATCTTACATTCCTAAATAATATCGAAACAAAAAATTGAAAACGTAAATCTCCACATCTTCAGGAGAAAACACTAAAGGTAACACACGGGCCAGACTTTGCCACCACTACACAAAAACCCGAACATCGCGTCTCGTACTGGCGGGAAGACTATGGCATCAACACTCACCACTGGCATTGGCACCTGGCATATCCCTTGGCCATGGACGTCACCCGTGACAGGAAAGGTGAACTATTCTATTACATGCATCAGCAGATGCTGGCCAGGTAAATGTTACTCAATTAATTAAAAATTAATTGTTCGCATAACTAACACTGCCATGCATATACAATACGTGTCATGTCAATTGCTTATGACTATCTTATACCGATACAATTATAATGGGAAAATTTCCATCAGATACGATATGGAACGCCTCAGTGTGAAGATAAATCGTGTAGAACCGCTCGAGAACTGGAGAGTTCCCATCCCTGATGGTTACTTCTctaaactcaccatcaataactCAGGCCAAGCTTGGGGAACACGGCAGGACAACACCTTGTTAAAGGCACGTACACACAAACTAGTCATTCTTAAATATTACTAAATCTAACGTGACGCATATTTAAGGGTAATTCTATATCTTTTAGTTTGAAATGTTTCGTCTTCCCTAGGACGTGCGACGTACTGACTTTGGAGATGAAGTTATACACATCACTGACCTGGAACTCTGGCGTTCCCGTATCTTTGATGCCATCCACCAAGGCTACGTGATTAACGTAAGTTTCATACTTTTAATAAAATCTTTGTCTATCTAAAAAGGCTATTTAACTCTATTgttatttctttattcttccaCTAATGACTTTTCCATTTACAGCGTAAGGGTGAACGCGTTAGCCTGTCTGATGACGTTACGACAGGAAAACGAGGGATAGACATCCTGGGCGACGCTTTAGAAGCAGATCGCACCCTGAGCATCAATTATCCCTACTATGGCAACCTCCATAACATGGGCCACGTCCTTATCTCTGTGGCACATGACCCCGACTTTTCCCACAAGGTGAACATTTTTTTCAGACTTGCAAAATTTTTTAAAGTAACTAGACACGATATAGTTATACTAAATTTAAAAATGCTACTTTCGATGCTTCTTGAAATCTATTTATTTCccaaatatattaaatataaaatCTTCATACTTCAGGAAGACATGGGAGTCATGGGCAACACAGCAACAGCCATGAGGGATCCAGTTTTCTACCGCTGGCACAAGTTCATCGACGAAATCTTCCAGGAATACAAAATGACCCAAGAACGATATACCCACGAGGACGTAAGTACTTTGGAAGTTCGCTAAGAATTACTCGATCACGTATACTTGTGTCTAGGGATAATAAATTGGATTAATATTGAAAATTTTGACATATTATACTAGTTTTATTTTTTCAGTTATCATTCCCTGGAATAGTCATTGAGAGAGTAAATGtattaagacaagataacaaagatTTGGTCACTGGCTGGACCAAACGTGAATTGGAAATGAGTAGAGGACTAGACTTCAATTCTCCCGTTCCTGTGGTATTAGAACTTGCCCACATGGACCACCAACCCTTCGAATACCATCTTCAGGTTCGTACATAAATACCTGGAAAAGTTGAAATTTTAAACAATGATTACCTAGATATCTCTAAATTGTACATCTAGATTCCATTGCGTAAAAGGTTCAGATTGACTTAATCTTTAATTTGCCGAACTAAAGCCTTCACAATGAACTTTAATTTTGACGTTAAAAAACTAGAGTAATGTTTGCATGATGGCATCTCTATGCcattagatatttcatttcctttAAGAATAACTTTGCTAAATCCTTAATTTCACTACAATAGAATATCATTAGTAGTAAAACCTATTAACAATAGTTTTGTTCTTAAATGAAATTTAGATCCTAAATTTTGATTCGAAAGTTACTCTAGACATAAATTGCCTCCATAGTGTTTTATAAGGAAACCATGTTTCCTTGGTAGTTTACACAATGAATCTTTTGTACTACAGGTCACCAATAACAACCAAACAGAGAAGCAGGTAACTGTCAGGATTTTCTTGGCTCCCAAACACAATATAACAGGACTGGAAATGACTTTTATGGAACAACGTCTTCTATGGGCAGAAATGGACAAATTTACAGTAAATTGTAAGTTTCATTCATCTGTATGATTTAGAGAATTCAATTTATCATTCGGACTTAATTTCGCAGCATTTGATTTGAAAATGTACATTTAATTTAAATTAATATCAATCTTCTAGAAGCGATACGAAAAGGCTTATCCGTAGTTTACAATAAACCAAATTGTTTAACAAATGACCATAATAGTAGTTTGTATTTCTGATCACTACAATCGATAACTGTCGCATTACCGATTAAAATCTATAAAGTTTCCCTCTGATTATAATAGGTACAAATTAATTTTTGCCTTGAAAACAATTTTCATAACTTTACATCTATTTCATAATCAATGTTATTTCACTAAAAATTTCCCCACCAAAGCTCTTAATGTTTTAACTAAGCGCGTTTCATCAAATAAAACTAACCCTTTAATTGAATTGCTAGAATATAATCTAATACTCCCCAAACGACTTGCTTTACACAACTAAATTCTTGAACTAAAAGTTTAATTCGTAATGCTAGGTGCAATACACTACTTCCAACTGAAATAACTAACGTTAAAATTATAACATCAAAAATTATGAACACTTTGCCCAAATCTTAAAGCCTAACGTTTAACTATGACTTAATCTAGAAGTATAAAACTATTACATGAACATTAGATTTTTGACTTCAGAATTTCAAACTTAATTTCAGTGAAGATTGGCTCAAACCACATCGTGCGTTTGTCCAAAGATTCTTCTGTCACAAGTCCTCCTGAATATACCTTCAAAGACTTGCTCAAACAAACTGGTGCGTGAAACTCTTACTGTCCCTTCAAAATTTTTAAAGATTTGTATCTTGTACAATGAAATAATTCTGAATTTCTACAAAGAAACCTTGTAAAAATCTAAGCAATCGGTGTGCTAAACGTCTTTACATTATATACCTGAAGATATAAAGTCTTTAAATCTAAATTTCATACCATTTCATACTCCAGAAAAAATGGCTAAATTATATTCTTAATCGATGTAATGTTAGAATATAACTATCAGGTTTAAATTAACATCTATTCGAACAGAAGAGAGAAACCCTATATGCGGGTGTGGATGGCCTCATCACATGCTCCTGCCCCGGGGTACTCCATCAGGCATGGACTTCCAAGTATTCTTCATGCTCACAGATTGGGAGAAAGATAAGGCAAGTTGATTGTCCAccatttctagtttttttttttttttttttttttttttcttttacatatgcCACAACCTTGACAGTGGTCCAAAATGAAAAGATTGCCATATAATTTTTTAAGTCATGGTACGCTATTCTGTGATATTCTAAAAAGTAATTCTCATATTTTCAACTCTTGGTAAATCTTGGCTCATTCTAATAACCCTTGCATAGTCATTAACATGTTTCACTATACGAATTCATTCCTGATTTTGACAAGGGTAATTAAAACTTCCACAAAATATCAATCAATACTCGTCCCATAGATCAATCTTGATACTAAATATACCATCAGGATCTCATGAAAATGGAAACTTTGAACCTTGGAATTTAATTAGACAAATTTTATTTGAGCATCGTCTTCTCCATTCCTTGCTAGTAATCTTTTATCTACTTCCTGCAGGTAAAAACATCAGAGGAAAGTCCTTCCAAACGTTGCAACTATGCAGTCTCCTTCTGTGGCATTCTAGACGAGAAATTCCCAGACAGCAAACCCATGGGCTTCCCATTCGACCGTCGCCCTCCCCAACAACTTATGAATCGTAGCATCGACAAGACGCAAGACTTAGATGTACTGGATAACATCAAACTCCACGATGTCAAAATTACTTTCTTgaacaaggacttgaatgaatAAGATGCTGGTGGTCACTCGACCCCCTTTTTTACCTGCACTTTAGAACATTTAATTGTATTTGAGCACATTTTATGCACTAACGACACTTTATGAAAAAGTATTTAAATTTATAGTGCTTTTCTCTATTAGCAAATGTCTTTATTCTAATGCAAACTGTTATATTAAgttatatacaaatataataaATTTGGGAAGCAATTTCAATTCTTTCAACCAAGTGTTCTAACAATAGATTATCTTTAACTTGAGTGAATAACGATAAATCTATATTTACCAAAGTTTAGTGAACACTATGCTCCTTCTCTATACGTGAACACTGTAAACGTATTGATAACATTCCGTAATACTTTAACATTACAATGAAATGTAAAACTCTACAAAGAAATTTCCATCTCTTCAATTAAATTATACATAGTCACTTAGTTTTGCATGTAATAGCTAAACAATCCAGTAATTGCTTTCTTTATTATAACTTTTATATCACATTTTTGCTAAGCAAATGTAATTACTTTAACTAGATTTCATCACTTGAAAACAGAAATGTAACATTTCTTCCCGTCAACTTCCATGTAAGTCTACCACTGACGTCCAAACTCTATTTCAAACCATCGAAGATTTCATTTGTTTCCAGTGGGTTCCAGTCTCGACCCTGCCCACAATACGCGCAAGCAAATTGCAAGTTTGAGTATTGAAAGAATACCATAGATACAACATTCGTGAAACTTGTCCAACTCTACTGAAACCAAGGGATGATGGCGCTTTGAACTGCTATTCGGTTCCATCAATGGCCGTGAGTCAAGCCTGAAGCAAAGGAGGGCAAGGGGGATCCAGGGAAATGGGGGAGAGCAGTGTATCATGAGTCGAAGATGCTTTTAGTAAGCGAGATTGCAAGATAGAGAACGTCActcttaaggcctgtctacacgagcgggcgtGATCGGCGGGTTTGTCCGTTAACGGGCAagttctggcgggcctgcccgtgaatgttgtccacacgaccgaagtgatgaacagccgggcctgcccgacgatgttgccagtagcgggtggagtgcggtacgagaaccatggtgcctaccattatcaagaaaaagattttgtgcccaatgatagctttgtgtctcaagaagaaaaagaaaaggatatggtgtaaagattggttaaagaaaagaagtatgtttggaagcactgcaacaatacttcatgaactacaaagtagtgaggaacacgacttcagaaattacatgagtgaatgctttactttcttgcattcacgcCGAAATTGGTTACGCAgcgtgtctatttttttttttgtcatccgtCGTATCGGAAgtaccatgctctctcatctccgcaGCAATAGCCTTTACTGCTGTTATGCGTTTGTCTGTTCTTGTAGCATTTccgcttcacattccataaacatggattattacgataaaggtcaatcgaagtactagtaagtgctttagaccaaaaaattgtttgGCTCACTAGTTaccctgggctgccatcgttaaatgttcactgtgctactatgccgtgggatgaaggcccactgtgggttcacgatatatttcgtctggcagggtagaaactccagctaccgggcaccagctcggTTATTTCGCTTGGcaggctttcgggcaatttgatcgtttgcccgtcaaatatgcccgttaacgggcaagcccgccgatcaggcccgctcgtgtagacaggcctttaaaCTATGTGTCATAAGAAAATGGGGTGGTTTATTGTGTGGAAGAACAGGCATGATCATTGTTTTGGTGTATCGAGAGCAAGCATGAGTAGAGCTATATAAATATAGGCAATTTCATTTAGATGTACACTGACGGTTTAACTTGCGACGCCATACCTATTATATATAAATGACCAACATTCCACAGCTAAACTTTCGGTGCCAGCCAGGCTGTAATATTTCGCAGCGTCTGTCCCTCCAAGAAAAAACTGTACAGATGTGGCTTACGTTTACGAACCATACAGCTCTTCTGTGAAGTCATTCCGCGTCTACTACTCACTACCCAGCCGGCAGCCTTCTTACAACAAGTCTTTGGTTGCTACTGGCAAAAACGCTCGAACCATCCAGGCCTCCGTCACAAGACTGGGGTCTGTGGTTGGCGATCCCGGCAACCGGTTCAGCCAAGCATCACTTGACAAGGAAGTGGGTGGCTTATCTTCCAGTGCTGAAGGTCTCTTCTTCTTCTGGCTCCTAGCGACGCTCACGCGCGCACAAAATGCCAAAACGACCAACTTCGTCCTCTAAGGGATGGTTCCACACATAAAATCCCAAGGTCTGGAAACTTAATGTGGGCGGGGCGACTCAACTGTTACGGAGGGGAACACAGTGTCTCTATTTATGGATCTGTTGTTCCTTCCACATCTTTGCTGGAAGTCAACGCTCACGACCTTGGCCgatgttcttcccttccacagaACATTGTAGAACTCTGAACAAAATCTTGGGACTATCTTAAACATATCTGCGATCTTATAAAGCTTGTACGGTATATCATTGTGTAAGTCTCTTTAAAGATGTGTGGTTATATAATCGGGTGCAGTTTACAGTTCGGTCGTAAGGAtatgaaaagaaatgtttatCAAGAAATAATTTGTGATGAACCAATTACATTGTTACTCCACGAAAGAAATTTTTTGAACTAAATTACGGTAGTGATTTAATCTATACGACAACGagaacacatttcttttttttgagctTTGCTTCCGTGTCACTTTAAGTTTAGTAGATAACTAAAGGTAACTAATTGTATGCTAGTTGAATAATCATGATTTAGCACTAAATTTACGTTAATGATGCTAGTAAACATTAAATCTATGGTATTCGTCGAGGCTGTAAAGATCTCGTCTACTATAAACtgttacctgcacacacacacacacattgtggggTACATCATCATTACTGGATGCAATTATAGATAATTTCGAGGTTTGGCTCGAGTGGACCTGGTGCATCAGTGCCCTTGTATCAATGTTTAGCTTCCTGAGTCTCTACATGAGTGATAAACATAGGGATTGGATACACGCATATGTATACGCATGTATGGGATTCCTACCTTGTTGTGCAGTATACTTGACAGTTAAAGATGAAAGCACAAATGTTGCATAGATCTTTCCCGTAGAAAGTTGTCTATATcaaattttttcattttcctagaGGTGAAAATCTGTTGCAGTTCATTGATTTTACTGTAAGCGCAGCaacaatatagtatatatagCAGGAATAATATATTAGTTCTTTAGGAAAAAATTCTTCGAATATGTGTGTTGCTTCACAATGCCTAATCTGAATATTTCTAGTTTATTCCATTAAAGATGTTTTCTCCAGCCACTCAGCTGCCAGAGatttacaaatctatttgctcCACTGGAGACATTCTTATTTTTCCTAGTGTTTGTGTCACTGATTCCCAAGGACTCCAAGCTCCCCAGCTGCCTGGATATCTAATGGGTCTGACGCTATCATCTTCTTTTAAGAGCCCACTTCAGCGGTTCTTGAAATATTGCACAACGGACCACGGACGTCCTTGCTCGTGAGCCTGAACTTGTGTGGCCCCGAagtggcaaagagagagagagagagagagctggcttcGTCCGCTTCTTTATTTACAAAGTTGTAAGAGTAAAGCCACAAACTTCGTCAATAATTTGGCTCAGAATCATTACATACCAGCGCATCATCGGATCCAGTGACGTTTTAAGACTATccgaagagcatatatatatatatatatatatatatatatataagagaaaggtgcaaggggtgaaaaagagggcaaatgagagttggggtgagagagtatcattagattttggggagaataaaaagatgttctggaagaaggtaaataaagtgcgtaagacaagggagcaaaggggaacttcagtgaagggcgcaaatggggaggtgataacaagtagtggtgatgtgagaaggagatggagtgagtattttgaaggtttgttgaatgtgtttgatgatagagtggcagatatagggtatcttggtcgaggtggtgtgcaaagtgagagggtttgggaaaatgatttggtaaacagagaagaggtagtaaaagctttgcggaagatgaaagccggcaaggcagcaggtttggatggtattgcagtggaatttattaaaaaagggggtgactgtattgttgactggttggtaaggttatttaatgtatgtatgactcatggtgaggtgcctgaggattggcggaatgcgtgcatagtgccattgtacaaaggcaaaggggataagagtgagtgctcaaattacagaggtataagtttgttgagtattcctggtaaattatttgggagggtattgattgagagggtgaaggcatgtacagagcatcagattggggaagagcagtgtggtttcagaagtggtagaggatgtgtggatcaggtgtttcctttgaagaatgtatgtgaaaaatacttagaaaagcaaatggatttgtatgtagcatttatgaatctggagaaggcatatgatagagttgatagagatgctctgtggaaggtattaagaatatatggtgtgggaggcaagttgttagaagcagtgaaaagtttttatcgaggatgtaaggcatgtgtacgtgtaggaagagagaaaagtgatcggctctcagtgaatgtaggtttgcggcaggggtgtgtgatgtctccgtggttgtttaatttgtttatggatggggttgttagggaggtgaatgcaagagttttggaaagaggggcaagtatgaagtctgttgtggatgagagagcttgggaagtgagtcagttgttgttcgctgatgatacagcactggtggctgattcatgtgagaaactgcagaagctggtgactgagtttggtaaagtgtgtgaaagaagaaagttaagagtaaatgtgaaaagtgagaaaggttattaggtacagtagggttgagggtcaagtcaattgggaggtaagtttgaatggagaaaaactggaggaagtaaagtgttttagatatctgggtgtggatctggcagcggaaggaaccatggaagcggaagtgaatcatagggtgggggaggggcgaaaatcctgggagcattgaagaatgtttggaagtcgagaacattatctcggaaagcaaaaatgggtatgtttgaaggaatagtggttccaacaatgttgtatgttgcgaggcgtgggctatggatagagttgtgcgcaggagggtggatgtgctggaaatgagatgtttgacgacaatatgtggtgtgaggtggtttgatcgagtaagtaatgtatgggtaagagagatgtgtggaaataaaaagagcgtggttgagagagcagaagagggtgttttgaaatggtttgggcacatggagagaatgagtgaggaaagattgaccaagaggatatatgtgtcggaggtggagggaacgaggagaagtgggagaccaaattggaggtggaaagatggagtgaaaaagattttgagtgatcggggcctgaacatgcaggagggtgaaagtcgggcaaggaatagagtgaattggatcgatgtggtataccggggttgacgtgctgtcagtggattgaatcagggcatgtgaagcgtctggggtaaaccatggaaagttgtgtggggcctggatgtggaaagggagctgtggtttcgggcattattgcatgacagctggagactgagtgtgaacgaatggggcctttgttatcttttcctagcgctacctcgcacacatgagggggagggggatggtattccatgtgtggcgaggtggcgacgggaatgaataaaggcagacagtgtgaattgtgtgcatgggtatatatgtatgtgtctgtgtgtgtatatatatgtgtacattgagatgtatgggtgtgtaggtttgcgtgtgtggacgtgtgtgtatatacatgtgtatgggggtgggttgggccatttctttcttgtttccttgcgctacctcgcaaacgcgggagacagcgacaaagcaaaataaataaatatatatatatatatatatatatatatatatatattatatatatatatagatatatattatatcgcATGTgcaaagtcaccttcgacgaggctgtatgaTCATTATTGAGCAGAGTTTCAAAGAGGACCTTCTCGACCATCCGAAAAAAAAGGCTCCACCTTACCCTACATTCCTAATGAGAAAACAATCGTAGGTTGTTATATCCAAACTGTAATACCAAATATCTACTTTTATCTATCCAAATCTGACTTGTTTTCCCCCATTAGATTTCTGAGTGCAATCATTCTGCTCTGCAGCTTCAGACAATAATGAGAGGTAGCCACATCCTCCAGTCCGTCCTGGGAACTCCATTTGATCAACGTAACGCAAAATACTGCTCGCGAAAAGCTAGGAGTGTTGGATACGTAGATGCCTCATTCATCTTATTTTGAGTCGGTGCTCCATATCTAAATGGGTCCTGTTTATCCCTGTATGGGGTCCTGTTGTCACATCTGGGGTAGCTCTTCTTCCCCCAGCCTCTCCTCCAGCCAGAGAGCTCCACCatgttagatctctctctctctctctctctctctctctctctctctc
This window harbors:
- the LOC139753332 gene encoding phenoloxidase 1-like; protein product: MSDLQRKLLYLFEQPSEPLDKPRDEGAIVFSFGGRAPAPSSRFGKPPTIIDVPKRPETDLAQLGTATSVPRGTPFSIFLDHHRQAAKDLYDAFMKTKGAEDLMEFAASVHDNINEEVYIYALASTIFNKKELQNVQLPTFLEIFPDKFIPENELMRTYVRAMNISPDEKTLKVTHGPDFATTTQKPEHRVSYWREDYGINTHHWHWHLAYPLAMDVTRDRKGELFYYMHQQMLARYDMERLSVKINRVEPLENWRVPIPDGYFSKLTINNSGQAWGTRQDNTLLKDVRRTDFGDEVIHITDLELWRSRIFDAIHQGYVINRKGERVSLSDDVTTGKRGIDILGDALEADRTLSINYPYYGNLHNMGHVLISVAHDPDFSHKEDMGVMGNTATAMRDPVFYRWHKFIDEIFQEYKMTQERYTHEDLSFPGIVIERVNVLRQDNKDLVTGWTKRELEMSRGLDFNSPVPVVLELAHMDHQPFEYHLQVTNNNQTEKQVTVRIFLAPKHNITGLEMTFMEQRLLWAEMDKFTVNLKIGSNHIVRLSKDSSVTSPPEYTFKDLLKQTEERNPICGCGWPHHMLLPRGTPSGMDFQVFFMLTDWEKDKVKTSEESPSKRCNYAVSFCGILDEKFPDSKPMGFPFDRRPPQQLMNRSIDKTQDLDVLDNIKLHDVKITFLNKDLNE